The [Clostridium] celerecrescens 18A genomic sequence AAACAACGCTACTGGATTTTCCCGGCCACGTGGCAGCCACAATCTTTCTTGGCGGCTGCAATTTCCGCTGCCCCTACTGCCATAACAGCGGGCTGATCGGCAATGAGGCAGAATCCCTGCTCAGTGAAGAGGAGATTTTGGATTTTTTAAAGAAAAGAAAAGGGATTTTAGAGGGGGTCTGCATTACTGGGGGAGAACCCACCCTGTCAGAGGATTTAGAATCCTTTATCCGGAAAATTCGGGATCTGGGCTATCTTATTAAACTGGATACCAACGGCTATCGGCCTGAGGTCTTAAAAAAGCTGGCTTTTGACGGACTTTTGGATTATGTGGCAATGGATATTAAAGCTGGCAGGGAAAATTATCCCAAGGCAGCGGGAATCAGGGGGCTAAGGATGAAGGACATTGAGGAAAGTGCTGCATTTCTCCTTCATGGAACCATTCCTTTTGAATTCCGCACAACTGCGGTAAAAGGAATCCATAGCCTCCTTGATTTTATAGATATCGGTGAATGGCTGACGGGCTGTCCTAATTATTATCTGCAGAACTATGTGGACTCGGATCAGGTCCTGTGTCCCGGCTTCCAGCCTTTTTCCAGGGAAGAGCTGAATCAATTCTTAAACATCCTAAAGCCCCTGATTTCCAATGCCGTGCTTCGAGGTGTTGAGGACTAATCAGGGCAAGCCGATAAGGGGGCTTAAATTAGCCCCCTAAATTTACATCGGTATACCAGAACCCAAACCTGCCGTCTTCCATTGGCTGCTCTTTTGACAGAACGAAATTAGGAAAGCCGAACATGGAAGCCATGTATCGCTCATTGCTGTAATAATGCCCTGGAATTCCTAGAAGGTAACGGGGCATCCCGTTTGGGTTCAATAGTTTTGCCAGAATTAAGTAACGGTAATTGTAGTATCCATGCAGAAGGAAGCTGTTATTGCCATAAACCCAGGTATCCCTTGGAAGGACACCGATATCCTGGGGCTTAATGGTCAGTATTTCACAGCCATCCTCATAATCAAATGCAAGAATCCTTGTATGTTCACGTTTCAACTTTTCCCATATCATATGATGGGTATTATCTTCCTGGACCTCATTTTGGCGAAGGCGCTCTAATTCATCAGGATTTCCCAGCTTTGGCCGTACTTCCTGATTGCCCATGCTTTCTTTTTTCACTGCATCTGCCCGGAAGCAAGTGGTTTCACCAATTCCATCCTGGGCGCTGAAGGGATAAGGCTCACTGAATACAGCTTCCCTCTCCTGGACATCCACTGCTTTCGCGGCCTCTTGCTCATCTTCCTTCTCCTGCATCCCACTTGGTATGTCTTCCTGTCCGTCATTTTGCCAATCTCCGGATATTTGCTCCGAAGTCTGCATGGCACTCTGCCGGGGTTCCGGCTTCGGCTCCTCTGCTTTGGTCCAGGCTCCCTGCTGCTGTGATTCCACTGATGCAAACCATTCCGGTTCTCCGGCCACTACCGGTTCTCCGGCCACTACCGGCTCTCCATCCGGCTCTCCGATTTTAGCCGGCTCTACACCCGGTTCCTCCGTGTACTGGAGGTCTTCTTCTGATTCCTCCGTGTACTGGAGGTCTTCTTCTGATTCCTCCGTATACTGGAGGTCTTCTTCCGATTCCTCCATGTACGGAAGACCTTCTTCCGATTTTTCTATGTACGAATGGTCTTTTTCCGATTCCTCTGTGTACTGTAAGCCGTCTTCTTCCGCAACCGACTCGTCAGACATGATCCATTCCCGTTCACCATCTTCTGATTCTGCATTTACTGGTTCCTCATCGTCAGATACGACAACATCCATATCTGCACTAACTGATCTTTGATCATCTTCATCAAGGTGTTCTGCCTGCAAATCCTCCTCTTCCGGCAGTTCCTGTTCTTCGGCAACCAAAACATCCTCTTCTACCATTTGGTCATTAGAGGAAGCCTTAATCGTTTCATCCTGTAAATTCTCTGCCCGGGAAATCTCTCTGGGGGCATCAGGCTCCAGCGGGAATTCTTCCTCGATCTCACGTACCGCCCGTTTTATCTGTTCTTCTGAAATATCGGCCTGTTCCTTTTCCAAAACAACTTTGGCCGCATTCTCCAGATCGACTTCCGCCGCATGGGCAACAGCATCTTCCCAAATGGTCGTATAGGAACGCCATGTATTTTTCACATCATGGATGGTCAGTCCGTAGCA encodes the following:
- a CDS encoding anaerobic ribonucleoside-triphosphate reductase activating protein, with product MKLCGLQKTTLLDFPGHVAATIFLGGCNFRCPYCHNSGLIGNEAESLLSEEEILDFLKKRKGILEGVCITGGEPTLSEDLESFIRKIRDLGYLIKLDTNGYRPEVLKKLAFDGLLDYVAMDIKAGRENYPKAAGIRGLRMKDIEESAAFLLHGTIPFEFRTTAVKGIHSLLDFIDIGEWLTGCPNYYLQNYVDSDQVLCPGFQPFSREELNQFLNILKPLISNAVLRGVED